The following proteins come from a genomic window of Heyndrickxia acidicola:
- a CDS encoding SDR family NAD(P)-dependent oxidoreductase yields the protein MYLPSFSLDGKIAIVTGAGRGIGQAIAIGFAEAGADVALLSRTEVDLKKTAAEVERFGRKAYIIPCDVTKRDEVKNAIALVAEEAGKIDILVNNAGMNIRSRALEATDEEWQTIMDTNLKSAFMASQEAGMYFKEQSGGRIINITSVGGHVALRTGVVYAATKAALIQMTKVLALEWGQYNVNINAIGPWYFRTPLTKALLEDEEYVNDILAVTPLKRIGELEELVGPAVFFASDASKYITGQTLFVDGGMTIHGF from the coding sequence GTGTATTTACCTTCATTTAGTTTAGACGGAAAGATCGCCATAGTAACAGGTGCAGGAAGAGGAATTGGACAGGCAATTGCCATTGGATTTGCTGAAGCCGGCGCAGACGTGGCATTGCTTTCTAGAACGGAAGTGGATCTGAAAAAAACAGCCGCTGAAGTGGAACGCTTTGGGAGAAAAGCATACATAATTCCTTGTGATGTAACCAAAAGAGATGAAGTGAAAAATGCCATAGCTCTTGTTGCAGAAGAGGCAGGCAAGATTGATATTCTTGTGAATAATGCTGGGATGAATATCCGGTCAAGAGCTTTGGAAGCAACAGATGAAGAATGGCAAACCATAATGGATACCAATTTAAAATCAGCTTTTATGGCATCACAGGAAGCAGGAATGTATTTCAAAGAACAGAGTGGCGGCAGGATCATCAACATTACATCAGTAGGAGGACATGTTGCCTTAAGAACCGGTGTTGTATACGCGGCAACAAAGGCTGCACTGATTCAAATGACAAAAGTGCTTGCCCTGGAATGGGGGCAGTATAATGTGAATATTAATGCAATCGGACCATGGTATTTTAGGACTCCTTTAACAAAAGCATTATTAGAGGATGAAGAGTATGTAAATGATATTCTAGCGGTTACCCCTTTAAAAAGAATTGGAGAATTGGAAGAATTAGTAGGACCTGCAGTATTTTTTGCGTCAGATGCTTCCAAATATATCACCGGCCAGACCTTATTCGTGGATGGCGGGATGACCATTCATGGATTTTAA